Proteins from a genomic interval of Marmota flaviventris isolate mMarFla1 chromosome 8, mMarFla1.hap1, whole genome shotgun sequence:
- the LOC114099039 gene encoding olfactory receptor 5K3-like produces the protein MTEDNHSMTTEFIMMGFTDNPNLKTFLFVVISVIYLVTMVGNLGLVALIYMERRLHTPMYIFLGNLALMDSCCSSAITPKMLQNFFSQGRRISFYECITQFYFLCFAESTDSFLLAAMAYDRYVAICRPLQYHTLMSKKLCIQMTTGAYIAGILHPMIEVGLLFRLLFCGSHQINHYFCDILPLYRLSCVDPYINELMVLMLAGSLLICTITIVVISYLYILFTIFAMKSKEGRGKAVSTCASHFLSVSIFYGSLLFVYARPSSFKEGDKDTPVAIFYTLIVPLLNPFIYTLRNKEVINAIKRFLSKSQFCNFL, from the coding sequence ATGACTGAAGACAACCACTCAATGACAACTGAATTTATCATGATGGGATTTACAGATAACCCAAATCTGAAGACCTTTTTGTTTGTGGTAATCTCTGTCATCTATCTGGTCACCATGGTAGGGAATCTAGGGTTGGTGGCCTTGATTTACATGGAGCGCCGTCTTCACACACCAATGTACATCTTCCTGGGCAACCTGGCTCTCATGGATTCCTGCTGTTCCAGTGCCATCACTCCCAAGATGTTACAGAACTTCTTTTCCCAGGGCAGAAGAATTTCCTTCTATGAATGTatcacacaattttattttctctgttttgctgAATCAACAGACTCCTTTCTTCTGGCAGCAATGGcttatgaccgctatgtggccatatGCAGACCACTGCAGTACCACACCCTGATGTCAAAGAAACTCTGCATTCAGATGACCACAGGAGCCTACATAGCTGGAATCCTGCATCCCATGATTGAAGTAGGACTTTTATTTAGGTTGCTTTTCTGTGGGTCTCATCAAATCAATCACTATTTTTGTGATATCCTTCCATTATATAGACTCTCCTGTGTTGACCCTTATATCAATGAATTGATGGTACTTATGTTGGCAGGGTCACTTCTAATCTGTACTATTACCATAGTAGTAATCTCTTACCTCTATATCCTTTTCACTATATTTGCAATGAAATCCAAAGAGGGAAGGGGCAAAGCTGTATCTACTTGTGCATCccactttctctctgtttccatATTCTATGGTTCTCTTCTCTTTGTGTATGCCAGACCAAGTTCATTTAAAGAAGGGGACAAAGATACAcctgttgctattttttatactCTAATAGTTCCTTTATTAAACCCTTTTATTTATACTCTAAGAAACAAGGAAGtaataaatgctataaaaagGTTTTTAAGCAAAAGTCAATTTTGTAACTTTCTATAA